One Odocoileus virginianus isolate 20LAN1187 ecotype Illinois chromosome 6, Ovbor_1.2, whole genome shotgun sequence DNA segment encodes these proteins:
- the TOMM20L gene encoding TOMM20-like protein 1 isoform X1, which produces MGAAPTLPAGWPAGSPRSLARAQRSVRGTPAAGCLASARSSASWRPVAPSPSSATASTSTGAGVATPRSSAAYGKLWDPAKNEKLQEFFLQEVRMGELWLSRGEHRMGVEHLSNALLVCGQPQELLKVFKHTLPPKVFEMLLHKIPLICQQFEADMNEQEYLEDDRD; this is translated from the exons ATGGGCGCCGCGCCGACGCTCCCTGCCGGCTGGCCGGCCGGCTCCCCGCGCTCGCTGGCCCGCGCCCAACGCTCGGTCCGTGGGACGCCCGCGGCCGGATGCCTTGCGTCCGCACGGTCCTCGGCCTCCTGGCGGCCTGTGGCGCCATCGCCTTCCTCGGCTACTGCATCTACTTCGACCGGAGCCGGCGTGGCGACCCCGCGTTCAAGCGCCGCCTACGGGAAA TTGTGGGATccagcaaaaaatgaaaaattacaagaATTTTTTCTGCAAGAGGTACGAATGGGAGAACTTTGGTTATCCAGAG GAGAGCATCGAATGGGTGTTGAACATCTCAGCAATGCCCTTTTGGTGTGTGGGCAACCACAGGAACTTCTGAAAGTTTTCAAACACACACTTCCTCCCAAGGTATTTGAGATGCTATTGCACAAAATTCCCCTTATTTGCCAG CAATTTGAGGCAGACATGAATGAACAGGAATACTTGGAGGATGATCGTGATTGA
- the TOMM20L gene encoding TOMM20-like protein 1 isoform X2, producing the protein MPCVRTVLGLLAACGAIAFLGYCIYFDRSRRGDPAFKRRLREKRRAQQRKAEGRGAQLWDPAKNEKLQEFFLQEVRMGELWLSRGEHRMGVEHLSNALLVCGQPQELLKVFKHTLPPKVFEMLLHKIPLICQQFEADMNEQEYLEDDRD; encoded by the exons ATGCCTTGCGTCCGCACGGTCCTCGGCCTCCTGGCGGCCTGTGGCGCCATCGCCTTCCTCGGCTACTGCATCTACTTCGACCGGAGCCGGCGTGGCGACCCCGCGTTCAAGCGCCGCCTACGGGAAA AAAGAAGAGCCCAGCAGCGAAAGGCTGAGGGACGGGGCGCCCAG TTGTGGGATccagcaaaaaatgaaaaattacaagaATTTTTTCTGCAAGAGGTACGAATGGGAGAACTTTGGTTATCCAGAG GAGAGCATCGAATGGGTGTTGAACATCTCAGCAATGCCCTTTTGGTGTGTGGGCAACCACAGGAACTTCTGAAAGTTTTCAAACACACACTTCCTCCCAAGGTATTTGAGATGCTATTGCACAAAATTCCCCTTATTTGCCAG CAATTTGAGGCAGACATGAATGAACAGGAATACTTGGAGGATGATCGTGATTGA